A part of Aegilops tauschii subsp. strangulata cultivar AL8/78 chromosome 2, Aet v6.0, whole genome shotgun sequence genomic DNA contains:
- the LOC109763869 gene encoding wound-induced protein 1: MMRLLTGSSSSSFRFQPRSVDAFGSTVIAEGVDDKAKAYWVHAWTVGGDGVITQLREYFNTDLTVTRLAAAAASKCVWQSRRPDRARNSLPGLVLAL, translated from the coding sequence ATGATGCGCCTCCTCACCGGCTCCAGCTCCTCCTCCTTCCGCTTCCAGCCGCGCTCCGTCGACGCCTTCGGCTCCACCGTCATCGCCGAGGGCGTGGACGACAAGGCCAAGGCGTACTGGGTGCACGCGTGGACCGTGGGGGGCGATGGGGTGATCACCCAGCTGCGCGAGTACTTCAACACCGACCTCACCGTgacgcgcctcgccgccgccgcagcgTCCAAGTGCGTCTGGcagagccgccgccccgaccgCGCCCGCAACTCCCTCCCCGGCCTCGTGCTCGCCCTCTAG
- the LOC109763868 gene encoding wound-induced protein 1-like, with product MMRLLTGSSSSSFRFQPRSVDAFGSTVIAEGVDDKAKAYWVHAWTVGGDGVITQLREYFNTDLTVTRLAAAAASKCVWQSRRPDRARNSLPGLVLAL from the coding sequence ATGATGCGCCTCCTCACCGGCTCCAGCTCCTCCTCCTTCCGCTTCCAGCCGCGCTCCGTCGACGCCTTCGGCTCCACCGTCATCGCCGAGGGCGTGGACGACAAGGCCAAGGCGTACTGGGTGCACGCGTGGACCGTGGGGGGCGATGGGGTGATCACCCAGCTGCGCGAGTACTTCAACACCGACCTCACCGTgacgcgcctcgccgccgccgccgcgtccaaGTGCGTCTGGcagagccgccgccccgaccgCGCCCGCAACTCCCTCCCCGGCCTCGTGCTCGCCCTCTAA